The DNA window GTCAATATATGGATGACGACTGCACCACATTCGATGAAGCATCGAAGTCTTTAATTGTCGGTAGAAAAGCCGTTCTCGAGGATATGAAACATAAAATTCATGGCTGGGAAGTGTCTGATTCGCCATTGGTTGCATACACCATGGAGCATCCGTATTGCAGAGTTGATGGCGATATGGCGGTAGTATCGTTTGTTGCCTTCAAAGAATTCGGTGGAAAGCATCCTCAGAAGTTCAAATCGCACTGCACAGACATCTTCAAACGAGAAAATGGGAAGTGGAAAAAATTGCACTATCGTTCCAACTGGAAAGAAATTGCACTTGCCGCTAGCACTGGCAAGACTGCGGCTGGTACGACCTCGACTGGTACGACCTCGACTGGTACGACCTCGACTGGCATGACCTCTGCTGGTGCGACCTCGGCTCCGAATACTACGAGTACGACTAAAGCTACGACACCCAAGTAGTGATCGCACTTGACGGAGCTGTTTGATACGCTCGGATCTGATCAGGAAAGGTTGCTTGAACAGCTTTCCCAGCAAATGCGCGTTGGCGCTGAGCTGGATCAACCAATTGCTTCAGCGGCAGTGATAGCCTCAGCGGTCCGAACTTATAACAGCATCGGATTGCGAGCGCCTTATCTTGTCTGGTGTGACGGTCCATTCCAAATGTCCGTCATGCCTTTGCTATTACAGCTGTTGTGCTTCCGGTCGGGCGATAAGAAGAGCGATGACCTAAATATTGATTTGCGCATCGAGGAATTAGGACGCTTGCTCGTACGAGATGATTGGCAGTCTGCCTTTCGTCGTTTGACCGAGCAGGTGTCCACTACAGCTATCTGCTCTCTTAAGTATGATGACGAGCCGGTTCTTCCTGATCTTGCCGAATTGTATGTCAGGTTCAAGTGGTCGCGGTGTGGAATCTCTGCAGCATTGCCGCTTTTGAACTTACTCCAGTCGAATACTTCTGAGGCCATTTCTTGTTTGGCAGAATCAGCTACTTTGGGTCTTGCCGCCAAGTTGACCAGTCATTTGTACACACGACCTATTGATGCCGCGCAACACATCAAGCGGACGGTAGGACATGTGCTTTTGCGAGAGCAATCACTCTCTCTCCGCGATGCACCCACTACAATCTTCGGATCTTCTCGCGGTTCGATGACGGCGCTGTATCGGCGTGCACTGGATTTGCACGAGCAGATTGGCGGGTCGAAATTTGAAAGAGAGCTCGAACAGTGCCCGGCGCCTCAAGCTGATGAGAAGTATAGAAAACCAAGACAGCGACATCCGGATGGTGCGATGAATACGGCTGCACTTCTTGCCTTTGGTCCTTACGATACACTCTGGGGTGCCTGGGCTAGCTACTCGGCCACATGTTATGCAGTGATAGCCGATATGCTGCGCGATCAATTCAGTCGACAGGTGAGGACCACATTGTCGGACTTGAGTTTGCTGATGCGATGCGGTTTTGCCTATTGTCCATTGACGCGAGTTTTGTTTGTTTGTCGTTTGCCGAAAATTCGTTTGGACGATTTAAAACGTTTGCATTGTGCAGACGGTGCTGCTTTAGAGTTTCCTGACGGCTACAAGATCTTTGCCTGGAAGGGAACTGTTGTGCCCCGCGAAATTATTGAGAGACCGGAAACACTGACCACTATTCGCATTGATGCTGAGC is part of the Candidatus Melainabacteria bacterium genome and encodes:
- a CDS encoding nuclear transport factor 2 family protein, producing the protein MASKTLKITLALSFVVSLSSASVLAEGSVAVRDITENRGIANSTPVAPSAAAEVHELQQPATELKDQPIVEKVLPNTDTKAKETGYQGWEVDAAGVKISCVNPHAACAESEKVLDTLKVLFRAYSRGDLETAGQYMDDDCTTFDEASKSLIVGRKAVLEDMKHKIHGWEVSDSPLVAYTMEHPYCRVDGDMAVVSFVAFKEFGGKHPQKFKSHCTDIFKRENGKWKKLHYRSNWKEIALAASTGKTAAGTTSTGTTSTGTTSTGMTSAGATSAPNTTSTTKATTPK